AGCGCCAGGAGCAGTACGCCGCCGCCGAACAGCACGGCACCCACCGCGCGGTGCTTCATATTTCCTCCCTGAGGAGCTAATTTCGTCGGTATCAATCAGTGAGATGGCCGCGAGGTTACTACCTGGTCACATAGCAACGCGACCCCCGGTCAGCTCTGATTTCTCCACCGCGCCGGGCTGTCGTTCCCCAGTACGACGCACTACCAGCACGAAGTTCCATGCCGCGACCTCCCGAACACCGGGCACCCGGATCACCCACCGCGCCCACCAGGGGTGGTAGCGCGGCAGCACGTCCACCACCTCGATGTCGCCGTTGCCTCGCGCCCAGCGCAACGTGTCGGCGATCGAGACCGGGAACAGCGTCTCGCCGAAGCGGTTCTTGGGCGGGCGTCCCACCCGACGCTCGAAGCGACGCCGAGCCCGGTCACCCCCGAGGTAGTGCCAGGGCGCCGTCTCGTGCCCGCCCCATGGCGACAGCCAGGGGGTGTACGACACGAAGAGCAACCCGCCCGGTCGGGTCACCCGGACCATCTCGTCGAGCATCCGTGGCGGCTCGGCGACATGCTCCACGACGTTGGACGAGAACGCCACGTCCACACTGGCGGTGCGCACCGGCAACGCGGTGCCGCTACCCCGCAGCATCCCCGCCACCGACTCGCCAGCGGCGGAGAAGTCACCCACGTCCGGATCGAGCCCGATGTATCGGGCGCCGGCCGCACGGAACGCCGTCGCGAAGTATCCCGGCCCCCCGCCGACGTCGAGCACCGTACGGCCGTCCAGGTCGGTGTAGCCGGAGACTTGGCGGACCGAGTCGGTCGCCAGCAGTCCGTAGAAGTGATCCGGGTCGGTCTGCTCGACCAGAAACGCCCGGAACAGGTCGACCGAGCGACGCAGCGTGGCGAAACGTCGTCGCGCCACCCGTCGCGTCCGGTCCTCCGCTGCTGTCACCGCGCCACCGTCCCGTCGTCGCCCTCAGCCCTGGTCTCGGGCGCCTCCGGCGACCCACCGGATGTGCCCGGCGTCACATCATCCTGGACGGCCGGATCGGGCCGTACGCCGGGGACGGGCACCACCGCCGCGACCACCGCCCCGATCGCGATCAGCATGGCCGCCTGCGTCCAGGAGCCGTACACCCACTCCTGCCCATGGCCGTTCAGGCGTCCGGCCACCGCGACCGTCGTCGCCACGGCCAGGCCGCCCAGCACCACCACCGGGAGCGCCCGCACGGCCAGCTGCCGCAGCAGCATCGCGGCCAGCACGATGGCCACCGGCAGGACGCCGCCCAACGCGGCGAGCAACAGCACCAACACGGTGCCGATGGCCCAGGCCGGGGCCTCGGCCGGGATCGTGCTCCCCAGCCCCGCGCCCACCATCGCCCGGCGGCGCGCCGGCCATGCGGCCAGCACCAGCACCCCGACCGCCGTCAACGCGCCCGCCGCCAACCCGGCCCGGTACGGCCGGTCGGGCTCGAAGATCAGCCGGACCTCGCCGCCGGCGCCGGCTGGCAGTATCCACGCCTGCTGCCAGCCGTCCACCCGGGCCGTGACCACC
This is a stretch of genomic DNA from Micromonospora sp. WMMD1082. It encodes these proteins:
- a CDS encoding class I SAM-dependent methyltransferase; this encodes MTAAEDRTRRVARRRFATLRRSVDLFRAFLVEQTDPDHFYGLLATDSVRQVSGYTDLDGRTVLDVGGGPGYFATAFRAAGARYIGLDPDVGDFSAAGESVAGMLRGSGTALPVRTASVDVAFSSNVVEHVAEPPRMLDEMVRVTRPGGLLFVSYTPWLSPWGGHETAPWHYLGGDRARRRFERRVGRPPKNRFGETLFPVSIADTLRWARGNGDIEVVDVLPRYHPWWARWVIRVPGVREVAAWNFVLVVRRTGERQPGAVEKSELTGGRVAM